One window of the Osmerus mordax isolate fOsmMor3 chromosome 2, fOsmMor3.pri, whole genome shotgun sequence genome contains the following:
- the LOC136959223 gene encoding gamma-crystallin M2-like, whose translation MGKITFYEDRNFQGRSYECGNDCTDLHSYFSRCNSIRVESGCFMIYERPNYMGHQYFMRRGEYPDYQRWMGFSSCIRSCRMIPMYRGSYRMRIYEKADFSGHMMEFMDDCPCVSDRFHHRHVYSCNIMNGNWIFYEYPNYRGRQYFLRAGEYRRYREWCATCAIVGSFRRVTDF comes from the exons ATGGGCAAG ATTACATTTTACGAGGACAGAAACTTTCAAGGTCGCAGTTATGAGTGCGGTAACGACTGCACAGACCTACACTCCTACTTCAGCCGCTGCAACTCCATCAGGGTGGAGAGTGGCTGCTTCATGATCTATGAGCGCCCCAACTACATGGGCCACCAGTACTTCATGAGGAGGGGCGAGTATCCTGACTATCAGAGATGGATGGGGTTCAGCAGCTGCATCAGGTCTTGTCGTATGATACCAATG TATCGGGGTTCTTATAGGATGCGAATCTATGAGAAGGCTGACTTCAGTGGTCACATGATGGAGTTCATGGATGACTGCCCCTGTGTGTCTGATCGTTTCCACCACCGCCATGTCTACTCCTGTAATATCATGAACGGCAACTGGATCTTTTATGAGTATCCCAACTACAGAGGCAGACAGTACTTCCTGAGGGCTGGGGAGTACAGAAGATACCGAGAGTGGTGTGCCACCTGTGCCATAGTTGGGTCCTTCAGAAGGGTCACAGATTTTTAA